One Nostoc sp. CENA543 genomic window, GCCCCCTGCCCCCTGCCCCCCTGCCTTCCTCCACGCTAACTTGGCTGCACCTACCATCCCAGCAGAATTACCTAACTGCGCGGGGAGAATTTGTAAGCCTGCGCGGGATGTGGGCATGACTCGCTTTTCAATTTCTGCTTTGACGGCTGGGTAGAAAAACTCGAAGCTAGCACTGACACCACCACCAATGACGATCGCTTGTGGTGTTAAAACGTAAATTAAACTGGTTAAACCAATACCTAAGTATCTACCGTATTCTTGCCAAAATTCTAAAGCTTTGACATCTCCGCTTTGCGCTCGCATTCCTAATTCTATAGGTTCACAGCCAGTCATGCGGCGAATGGCTTGAACCGAAGTATATTGTTCTAAAGAACCTGGATTACCACTCTTACACATTGGCCCATCAGGTTGGAGTGTAATTAATCCCAGTTCTCCGGCTGCACCTTGATGTCCCACAAACAAATTACCATCGAGGATAATCGCACCACCAACGCCAGTTCCCAAAGTCAGCATCATAAAATTGCGAAACTGACTACCTGCACCTAACCAAGCCTCGGCGACACCTGCACAATTAGCATCATTCTCGATAATAGTCGGTTTGCCTGTTTTGGTTTCTAGCCAATCAGCTAACGGGATATTCAGCCATCCTGGTAAGTTAATCGCAATTTGGGCGATGCGTCCTGTAGCATCAGCCGGGCCAGGAGTACCCACACCAATAGCTATAGTTTGATTATCTGGGTCAACTTGTGCGATCGCATCCACCATCACCGCCAACACAGCTTCCGGTGTTGCTGGTTGGGGTGTGGCGACAGTCAAAGATTGCAGACAACTACCATCTTGACTAAATCGCCCCAACTTAATCGCCGTTCCCCCTAAATCAATCCCAATTACTTGAGAATTTTCCACTTTCAAAGCCTCACACAACAATCAATCAGCTAGCAGTGACGTAGCTGATTAAAGTCTCTCCTATTCCCTTTCACACAAGCATACTAGCTTTTTTGAGCATCTCCATTCACAAATGAGTTGAAGTCATCAGTCTGTTTTGCAGGGACACTGACATTAGTAGCAATAGTAGGACTCAAATTTGATTGTTCCCGCCAAGCCGTCACAGGCGCACCGTGTAAAATCCCCGCTAAAGTCACAGAAAGCATAAATCCACCAGCCGCCGCCGCAATTAAAGAAATGTTGTCTTTCACTCTAATCTCTCATTTACAAATACAAAAATATTGCAAATCAATAGTCCAAAGTCCAAAGCCTATAGTTTCTAGTCTCAATCTAAATAACTAATGACTAATGACTCTTGACTATGGACTATTGACTATTTCCGGTTTCCATTTTCTCCCCGTAATTTAGGATTGACAAATTCATTTAACCCCTCACCGAGTAGTGATAACCCTACCACCATCAAAGTCATCGCCAAACCAGGAAACAGAGTAGTCCACCAAACACCAGTAGGTAAAGCTTCTAGTGCTTGTTTTAAATCATGTCCCCATTCGGGTACTTCTTCCGGTAAGCCTAACCCTAAAAAGCCTAAACCACCAAGCACCAAAATTGCGTCGGCGGCGTTGAGAGTGAAAAGTACAGG contains:
- a CDS encoding ROK family protein — protein: MENSQVIGIDLGGTAIKLGRFSQDGSCLQSLTVATPQPATPEAVLAVMVDAIAQVDPDNQTIAIGVGTPGPADATGRIAQIAINLPGWLNIPLADWLETKTGKPTIIENDANCAGVAEAWLGAGSQFRNFMMLTLGTGVGGAIILDGNLFVGHQGAAGELGLITLQPDGPMCKSGNPGSLEQYTSVQAIRRMTGCEPIELGMRAQSGDVKALEFWQEYGRYLGIGLTSLIYVLTPQAIVIGGGVSASFEFFYPAVKAEIEKRVMPTSRAGLQILPAQLGNSAGMVGAAKLAWRKAGGQGAGGRGQGDKE